The nucleotide sequence AGGCGCAGGTGCCACTGGTGCcgggtacacggtaggtccaggtggTGGTGGTGCCGGGTACGCAACAACCTCTGCTGGTGGAGGTATCGGGTTTGCCATGGGTGGTATAGTGTATAATGTATGGGTGGGTACCTCTAACGAAGCCACcggagtctgagagcccgacgcgcccgtagTATCATGAGTCCGTCCCTGACCGACAAGTTCAATCCCAGTAGGGATCTCTGGTGAGTCCgttgccagagattccaaagtcctcttatGTGGTTGTCCAGTACCACGTCTCGCAGATACTGCCCGTGTAGAtcttctcatatctgttaagttataactcagatattactacaaataacaaaaattataaaattacctttttacctatttgtcgtctagagatgttccgtcgctgtccagcccccattttataacctcggaattccgtacgagaaaatcgacggaaactcgtacaaattcgaaaaataaatacccaagttaactagcaaacttgggctaactctCAAATCCAGAACACGAAAAGCAAATATCGTAACTTGCCCTGATAtcaactaaattggtatcagattaacacacaaaaccaaaatacgaaaacaaagcaTCAAAAatcctggctctgatactaaataaattgtcacgccccgggagagttcttgctagaagaaatttcagcaacatctcccctgtacgggtgacaatctgaaactttctacaacacAACCATACACAGCCAACACTgtcggaatatatatatatatatatatatatatatatatatatatatatatatatataaaataagcaagcacccatgcagtttaatagtaaacaaaccaaactaaagcaacgataaggaaatcatctcaaatatcctactcaactacacctataaaactcaaatcttatatcctactcaactacacccataaaactcaaatcaccatcatacatccaaatgaaaacccatcgataataaaggatcattcaagatccaaagtGCCAAAAAGATACAAGTCTGAAAACATAAACGATAACATAATAAGAACCAAGACAAAGATCCAAAACGGAAAATCCTTGCAATCTTGAGGGGGGGAGGACTAGTGACTGGAAATCCTCTggacagcctcaacctaaaattagtaatatcaacggggtaagtcaactcctcagcgggtaactactgacatgcatagtaagaaataacaactaataataaatatacatacagtctcctggatatatatatatatatatatatatatatatatatatatatatatatatatatatatatatatatatatatatatatatatatatatatatatatatataaatgcaaAACTGTAAGGAGCAGGAGCATCTatactaaccaggatcaaggtatAGGGATAATAATATCATCATACCTAGAGTATtacaaatcctgtatgcatgtcaaacatatgcatccaccaaatatgcaacatataaagtgcagcaaacacaagcaataaatgcagtcagtgcatatgatgccaatgacatatcctggtcacccctgatgccagtcagccatctcacacacgatggtgaaactgagtgggtagggctgtgacaaccgtgcactctgccatcactactcctgagtgaccgagtggacgggatgctgtcagagtacacctatcctccttaccccaaatcataagtgggggagctcaatgctctcatctccctgaggtAGTTTGGAGGAGGGATCCTAGTTCTACTACCACGCTACGCCATACTACCAATGAGTGGATCAACGGAGCCCTTGAtaaagcaacctgctgcaacacacctgcctgataaaaaccactaacccatgagtggttgtgtgtgcagatccatgtaactggcgatgtgctcaacaataatggagccaacaatcgcacagcatgcaatcatgcgagatgatgcatgacactaagcatggaaatatcctgatcctatccgtCTCTACCAAAATGTGCACCAAAAGATATATGAATCAAATAAAATATCCTAGGTACACCTAGTCAGGTAAAATAAAtcaatgtcctgaacataataaagcatggtatgtcattaccttaaggtcatatttaatcaaaggaacatgaatgcaacaacatgaaataaatacaacatgctcaggtaatagataatgacataccaatgtagaaatgaacataaatattactactcattaaatattactatgcatatcaaataacaatatcttaaaagataagtcaaagtatccgtctccaataagaggatcgtatccgaaatagatccctcgtcaaGACActatctcaaatcaaagtcctgtaatatcaaacatataattttagctaattccaaatgtaacaagctaaactaaatcctaatttcATTAGGAACCTCCATTTGGATTGCCCTAAACAATCCAACCAAATTAACTAACCCAAATTGGATTCCACATACTCATTTATCAATCTAATACAAACTAATCGCCAATTAACTCATCTGTTAATTACCTCAACTCATACCACTTGACTTATGGCCAGAAATCGCAACTGCTATCGGGGAATGCCAACTGAAGGTTTACTGTTGCCcacccttccttctcctcttaaTAAATAATCCCAAACTTCTAAATAGAACTAAGATAGAGTAACCATGCTTAGGTTAAGAATTTGGTTACCTTTCATTTCTTGTTCTCAGATGACTACTCATGGCGACTAGTGGAACTGTCAAAACTGGTGGTCAACAAATCTGTGCAAGCCGCTCATAAAGGCCACAACCGGTGAGGCTACGATTTGCCCTCCAACGCAAGGGCTACGATGACTCAGGAGAAGACAAGGGCATAAACAATTATCTGCTGAAGGGAAAGAGTGGCACCGACAGTCAGTGAGGTGTGTTGGAACCTTGacaccgctagagggggggtgaatagcgtctcacccaaatcgtcacttcctacacttgttagtacgcagcggaaaacaaaatacaaatactaacaatagaaagcaaacctaacacgttgatttaacgtggttcggagataaaactcctactccacggctatccgtaaggtggatgatcctgatccgtcggtggatgattccccggagaacttccggctatctcacgtagctccttgtgggtggagaaacctcgccacaacctcgtacaagcacgctagatcacttggagactctaattagggttaaccaccactaatttcatcaaccttaaccaagcttccaatgcttggttatataggccacaagttagaaaaccccgcctatcagtcgactgccaaaactagcaatcgactgccctctatggaaattcaactgttacatcccaacggctcgatactagAACTAGcaatcgactgccaaaacatgcagtcgaccgCTCCACATTGACCGAATGAACAGAATCATtttgttcgcacccagtcgactgtgCGGTCGActataccaatcgactgctaaaacatgcaatcgactggtacagtactgctatagtaaaacCCTAGAGTCTAGGATttgacccccgagtacattcgctcagcactcatcctcgcccgaccaacctagacctagccttgtagcctcctccatcagccttgcgtccctcggatgcctccccatccttcatgtcttgccttctggagcctccatcggccttgtcattgttgtcgggtcttcctttgctaagaggtcacgcctctgggacttcatccgttgtcaagtcatacttggacttacgttgccaagactacatgcttggacttacacctccaagactcatccttggactttcctcctttgccaagatcacacttggactttccttgttgtacctgtatcctgcacactcacaatgcatattaaattacaacaataatcctaacttaaacctttgcccaaacatcaaaacctagggtcactagattccTCTAACAAGGTGGATAAAAATGCTAGGGATCCTCTGCCGACAAGCTCTCGGGTAGCACCATCCACTGCTCTGATTCATTCCTAGGCCAGAGGAGGAGGTAAAAAGCTCGGCAAACAATAGATCGGGGCTAGGGTACAACCATAAGAGGAAATCCGTGCGCTTGGCTTCCGGAGAGTGATCACGACCAGGAACCAATGGACGACGACCGGATCAAGGCTTAGGTAATCGATGTTGGTGAGAAGAAACGGTAGTTAGGGAACAGGGACGGTGGCGCTCGGGCGACAATGGTGGTGATCGGGGTGACGCGAGAGGCGATAGACGACTGATCGGAAGCGGAAAAGGAATCGGGTGAGGAAATGAAGGGAAGAGAAGTGTCGGCTTCTCTTGGCCAACGTTTTATGCACgcgggaggagaggaagaggaaacaaCCGCGTGCATCACCGGTTAGGAAAAGGAGGAGATGGcatgagaggagaagagaaaacggtgaaaaaagaaagaaaaagaaaagaaaaataaaaagaaaatcaaacatttcctcgtttaaatggggtagcctaaacaggctttcttggGGCTCAATATTTGAtctccttaaactcgtcatacgagctccaaaaaaattcccagaaaatttctaaaaattactaaaaattctcttatggttattcgccctttttcagtattttatattctcccccactaataaaaatttgaaccccaaattttcgttattaccatcagtaagtactaacaataaatagatagtataaatgctgaacgaaaattaactcacatacctcaagtgaaaagatgggggtatcgagctcgcatcgtattctcgagctcccatgtagcctcctcgtccgaatgatgttgtcatccgactttaacagccggatagtcttgttccgcagctgacgctttTTCTGGTCTAGAATAtgtactggaacctcctcataggtaacgtTAGGttgaataggaactgagatatctatcaGCACATGTGCCGGGTCGGatatatatctcctcagcatagacacatggaacacattgtgaacgtctgccagggacggtggtagtgccagccgataagctaccgctccaatcctctccaagatttagaaaggtccaatgtattgcGGAGCTAgattacctctgaggtcaaatctcttcacccctttcgtgggtgagactcgcagaaaaacatggtcaccagtagagaactctaggggtctccaTCTCTgattagcataactcttctggcggtcttgcgcctttgacatcctccgtctgatagtatagaccaactctgcctcctgctgagctctatgggGTCCTAGTAATTGGGCCTCTCCaactcctcccagagggtggatatccgacaagacctaccatacaacgctttaaacggtgccatctggatagccgaataaaagctgttgttgtaggcgaactctaccaatggcaaatggtcatcccaactgcctccgaaatccaatacacaagatctcagcaagtcctccagagtctgaatggtccgctctgactgcctaTCAGTCTGCGGAtgaaaagctgtactgaaacggagctgagtgcccaaggcctgctgcagactctgccataaTCGGGatgtgaaccgagggtctctatccaaaataataTTCAAAGGAACACTATGTAATTTGATGATCTCCCGGTAATAcatatctgccaatcgatccagggaattagTCTTCTGGATCACTCAGaagtgcgtggatttggttaatcgatcaacaattacccaaattgCATCATGGTCTCGTgatgtcctaggcaaacccaccacaaaattcatagtaatgtgttcctatttccactcaggaatagaaatccgctgaagtaatccggcaggtctatGATGCTCAGCCTTcgcctgctgacagacaagacatctagctacaaatttcgcgatgtctttcttcatgccattccactagtaggaacgcctcaaatcttgatacatgcgggtcccgcctgggtggatagcaaatcgggaGCGATGAGCTTCCTGAAGTAAATCCTCCCTGACCAGGTGAGATGGAGGTATGCATAATCGACttcggaaatatataatacccgcatcatctcgggtgaactctgtCTATTGCCCGGAAgttatctggctgccaataaactgaAAATGTTGATCTCCGACCTGGGCCTcccggatcctcatcctgatcaacGATTGAGAAActatcaagtccgtgactgaagctcgatggcaagccaaagtccctctggacttcctgctgagtgcatcgacaaccacattagctttccccgggtggtagctaatggtacaatcataatccttcaagaactccatccatctcctctatcggagattaagttccttctgggtgaaaatatatttgagactcttatgatccgtgagaatctcaaagaTAATGCCGTACAGATggtgccgccaaatcttcaaagaaaagatgatgacggctagctctaaatcatgtacagggtagttcttctcatgctccttcaactgacgagaagcataggagactactctgtcGTGCTGTAATagaacaacgcccaaaccctgaagagatgcgtcagtGTAAAGTATGAATCTATCCTCTCCAGCGGGTAAAACCAACATCGAagtcgacactaatctcctcttcagctcctagaagttgATCTCATaggcctcggaccacgtgaacttcacgcctttcctggccaggcgtgtcagtggcatagctatgtaggagaaaccctcaacaaaacgtatgtaatatcctgctagtcccaagaaaatacggatctcctgtactaatttcggctgctcccaactggtgacaacctcgatcttcagagggtctactgaaatacttcggctagagaccacgtgacccagaaaatcgactgaagatagccagaaggcacacttgctgaacttcgcatatagctgatgtcgtcgaagagtctccaagactgtgcgaagatgctgtgcatgtttcTCCTCGGAACAcgaatagaccaatatgtcatcaatgaaaacaataacaaactgattaAGATACTCCaagaagatgcggttcatcaaatccataaatactactggagcattggtaagcccaaatgacattaccaaaaactcataatggccgtatctggtacgggatgctgtcttctgaatatcatattctttgactctcagctgatgatattcggaccgtagatcaatcttagaatacactgatgtacctctaagctgatcaaataaatcctcgatccgaGGTAAGGGGTATTTATTTCTGAtgatcactgcattcagctgtctataatctatgcacaacctcagagtaccattatttttcttgacaaataatattgGAGAACCCCACAGAGaagcactagggcgtataaatcccctgtctaaaagatccgggagttgaaccttcagttcgttcaactcttttggtgtcatacggtaaggagcttCCGATGCCGACGCGATTcctggaatcaactcaatagcaaactccacttgccttctgggaggcaaacctggtagctcctctggaaatacattcGGATATTCTCGGACTACTAGAATATCgaagagttgagaactactgccgtcttcagtatgaatcaaagataacagaaaaccctgacagccatgtgacagcagcttctgagcctaaaTCGTCGAAATTGTCGATATaccatcgtctctgatgccagtgaattcCCACAAGGGTTGGTTTGGAGGccagaatgtgaccaccctcgtctgacaatcaatagaggcatgatatgctgacaaccaatccatgccaagaataatatcaaactcgaccatttccagtactaaaagatctaccgtaagtatcatgttgccaaagtctaacgggcaacctctgacctcctggttgacgtccaaagtatcactggacgATAGAGAGACGGGTAGTCGCTGCGATCTgatagtgggtaatctaccaatctccctcataaaggtcaggatataaaagaatgcgagctaccagtatctattagcatatcagcagataaggcataaTGAAAATTGTACCATGGAAAATGGATATGTCGGCCCGctacgcatcctctctggtaactgCATGAATCTATCCAGTCTCTGGCGAAGGTGGAGATGGTAGTGCTGCCAGCGACGTTGCATCTGGGCAAGAGCcgaccactgaggcggtgctggatacggGGCCAGAGGTGGAAGAGAGGACTGCGATTGATACTGTACTAGTGGATGTGGCTGCGTCTAGTACTGAACCAGAGGCTGGAGTTGCCAATACTGGACTAGGAGCTGAGGCTACAGCTGATATAGAAATCCTACAACAGAACTCTGTGGTACCATAAGGGCACTAGAGTGCTCCTATCCATGCATGTCATATGCAGTGCTGCAGGGGGAGCCGTCCTCTACTGACGATGCGAAGTTTGGGCTCTGTGCCCTCCTCGCTGAGTCGTTAGCTGACTGAGCTGAACTCCATGACTAGAAATTCCGAAagcaatatgctgagccttcaacgAACAATCTTGGCTCATGTGCCCAGGCAGCTTTTAATAATAGAAAACTAACTGTCCCAGGGTGCAGGTTGATGTGGTGTGCTCTCTAGACCCACACCGGGCGCAATGGATGTCACTGGCGGGTTGTTTCTGGGTCTGCTGAGGAGGCCAGAAACATCGTGATGAAGACCGCCTCgacttctgaggctgaccagATGCCCCATAAGTTTCCTGACCTGTCCGACTACGACCACTCTGCTGTAGTGtagcctgtggctgctggatctgtccagatgtccgatccgtctgtttctttttcttgtcCAGGTATGCTCTCTGGTGAGctgactctatcatcagggctctGTCCAATGTCTCTATGTAGGAAGAATTATCAAAACCGGTAATCTTTACTTgtagatgtccatccagtccctagACAAACTATAGCATGCGAGATCTGTCCTCAACAACTAATTCTGGACAAAACTTGGCTAACCGATTAAACTCAGCATTGTACTCTATCACCGAGCTGTCGTTCTACCGCAGACTCAAAAAATCCTACcggcgagtcatctgatatgTTCGTGGGCAAtaccggctctcaaaagcctctctgaaactCGCCCAGGTAATATTATGCTCGCTAATAATGGAACGCTACGTATCCCACTAGGTGTCGGCATCATCCTGTagatggaaagcagccagctccgCTTTCTCctactcggagcaagccatgtagaagaaggtccgctccatggtctctatccaggactaggccacactcggatcaatgTCTCGTCAGaatagtgtgaatcgactcttcatcggctctgccaatgctggaatccgggctcgtgctgcgacaatatcagtgaggtggGTAGGGATCGACACGGGAATTGGCGGAATCCCTGGAGCTGGTGGTACAGGTAGTACCGCTggatagaccgggggaggtactcccggtgctgttgCATAAGCTGGAGCATGTACCACTGGTGGTATTGCAAGGTCGATATGAGTGGCCGCggttggaggtacggt is from Zingiber officinale cultivar Zhangliang chromosome 7B, Zo_v1.1, whole genome shotgun sequence and encodes:
- the LOC122004429 gene encoding merozoite surface antigen 2-like — encoded protein: MVGGGTGNGATNTAGAGAGYTIGIGGAGATGAGYTVGPGGGGAGYATTSAGGVSGEGGDGSAASDVASGQEPTTEAVLDTGPEVEERTAIDTVLVDVAASSTEPEAGVANTGLGAEATADIEILQQNSVTHTGRNGCHWRVVSGSAEEARNIVMKTASTSEADQMPHKFPDLSDYDHSAIKGDVAIVLQLESPVDTIVKKADNKGVQSEEGVGSAASLSGISEVDDSPRSERGAEVAKWEDDSTRCCLRHWISGSPEVADSDGTAIGTIDGCSGGSSPI